A stretch of the Geovibrio thiophilus genome encodes the following:
- the thrC gene encoding threonine synthase: protein MRYVSTRGKVPAVSFKDAVMMGLADDGGLLVPESVPAFTADELTKLSALDYPSLAYGIISRFATDIEPAKLKDIIEKSYAAFDTEEVIPVVRKGGLYIAEIFHGPTFAFKDIALQFLGNLFEHILEERGEKLNIVGATSGDTGSAAIYGVRGRKNIRIFILHPKGRVSPVQEMQMTSVTDENVFNLALDGTFDDCQDIVKEIFGDLKFKHDFSLGAVNSINWARVLAQIVYYFWCSFRAAENGRKPIFIVPTGNFGNIFAGYYAKLMGLPVEKFILATNENNILSRFINDGDYTAKEVVATYSPSMDIQIASNFERYLYFFYDKDASKVEELMKTLKTEKGIKFPAADIAKVQQEFGTYSAANEETEAVIASFYKSTGYIIDPHTACGVAAGLKLKTESPVICLSTAHPAKFPDVVMKAAGKAPEKPAGIIRLEGLPRKVADIPKDTETVKEFIRRNV from the coding sequence ATGAGATACGTAAGCACACGGGGGAAGGTTCCCGCTGTTTCTTTTAAAGACGCGGTTATGATGGGACTCGCCGATGACGGCGGTCTGCTTGTGCCTGAAAGTGTTCCCGCATTCACTGCGGATGAGCTGACAAAGCTTTCGGCGCTGGACTATCCCTCGCTTGCTTACGGGATCATAAGCCGCTTCGCCACGGACATTGAGCCCGCGAAGCTGAAAGATATTATTGAGAAAAGCTATGCCGCCTTCGACACGGAGGAGGTTATCCCCGTTGTCAGAAAAGGCGGGCTGTATATAGCGGAAATTTTCCACGGCCCGACCTTTGCCTTCAAGGACATTGCTCTCCAGTTCCTCGGGAACCTGTTTGAACACATACTTGAGGAAAGAGGCGAAAAGCTCAATATAGTCGGCGCCACCAGCGGCGACACAGGCAGCGCGGCAATTTACGGTGTGCGCGGACGCAAAAACATCCGAATCTTCATTCTGCACCCCAAGGGCAGGGTAAGCCCCGTTCAGGAGATGCAGATGACCTCGGTCACTGATGAAAATGTTTTCAATCTTGCGCTTGATGGAACATTTGACGACTGTCAGGACATAGTCAAAGAGATCTTCGGCGACCTGAAATTCAAGCATGACTTCTCACTCGGCGCTGTAAACTCCATAAACTGGGCACGGGTTCTGGCGCAGATAGTATATTACTTCTGGTGTTCGTTCCGTGCGGCGGAAAACGGCAGAAAGCCGATCTTCATTGTCCCCACAGGCAACTTCGGAAACATATTCGCCGGATATTACGCAAAACTCATGGGGCTGCCCGTCGAAAAATTTATACTCGCAACAAATGAAAACAATATCCTCAGCCGCTTCATAAACGACGGGGATTATACAGCCAAAGAGGTTGTGGCGACTTACAGCCCCTCAATGGATATACAGATAGCAAGCAACTTTGAGCGTTACCTCTATTTCTTCTATGATAAAGACGCCTCCAAGGTTGAAGAGCTTATGAAAACCCTGAAAACTGAAAAGGGGATAAAATTCCCCGCAGCGGACATAGCCAAGGTTCAGCAGGAGTTCGGCACATACTCCGCCGCAAATGAAGAGACAGAGGCGGTCATAGCCTCCTTCTATAAAAGCACAGGCTACATAATCGACCCGCACACCGCATGCGGAGTGGCGGCAGGACTTAAACTCAAAACCGAATCGCCTGTTATATGTCTTTCCACCGCTCATCCGGCGAAGTTCCCTGATGTGGTTATGAAGGCAGCTGGCAAGGCACCCGAAAAGCCCGCAGGGATAATCAGACTTGAGGGTCTGCCCAGAAAGGTTGCCGACATACCGAAAGATACTGAAACTGTTAAGGAATTCATAAGACGGAACGTTTGA
- the ispF gene encoding 2-C-methyl-D-erythritol 2,4-cyclodiphosphate synthase, which yields MRVGNGLDAHRFAEERRLIVGGVDIPYDKGLAGHSDADVLLHAVTDAIAGAALHTDIGGLFPDTDNKYKGIDSRILLREAVRLAAEKGWRVVNSDSVIIAQAPKMAPYIYDMRKNIAEDLGIDIDEVSVKATTTEKMGFTGRGEGIAASATVLIEKI from the coding sequence ATAAGAGTGGGGAACGGGCTCGACGCTCACAGGTTTGCGGAAGAGAGAAGACTGATAGTCGGCGGAGTTGATATACCCTATGATAAAGGGCTGGCGGGGCACAGCGATGCGGACGTTCTTCTTCACGCTGTCACGGACGCCATAGCCGGAGCGGCGCTGCATACTGATATAGGCGGGCTGTTTCCGGATACGGACAATAAATATAAAGGGATTGATTCCCGCATTCTTCTCAGGGAGGCGGTGCGTCTCGCCGCTGAGAAAGGATGGAGAGTGGTTAACTCCGATTCCGTTATAATAGCTCAGGCGCCGAAGATGGCTCCATATATATATGATATGCGTAAGAACATCGCTGAAGATCTCGGTATAGATATTGATGAGGTCAGCGTGAAGGCAACAACAACGGAAAAGATGGGTTTTACCGGCAGGGGCGAAGGGATCGCCGCCTCCGCGACCGTTCTTATAGAAAAAATCTAA
- a CDS encoding cupin domain-containing protein, which yields MIVRVSDIEAKHIEKPRGGTGTAVQIPYEAAKQYGGQIMAFAFMDLPPEASVGYHFHENDMEIYVLLDGFAEVNDNGREDVLTPGDMMITNKGEAHSIANKTDKNLSFLALILE from the coding sequence ATGATAGTACGCGTAAGCGATATTGAGGCAAAGCACATCGAAAAACCAAGAGGGGGAACAGGAACCGCCGTGCAGATCCCCTATGAGGCGGCAAAGCAGTACGGAGGACAGATCATGGCTTTCGCCTTCATGGATCTTCCGCCCGAGGCATCCGTTGGTTATCACTTCCACGAAAATGATATGGAGATATACGTTCTTCTGGACGGGTTTGCCGAAGTGAACGATAACGGACGTGAAGACGTGCTCACACCCGGTGATATGATGATCACCAACAAAGGCGAGGCGCACTCCATAGCCAACAAGACTGACAAAAATCTGTCATTTCTCGCTCTCATACTGGAATAA
- the ndk gene encoding nucleoside-diphosphate kinase, producing MERTFAIVKPDATAAGFTGRILARIEQEGFKIVAIKKIFMSKKQAEGFYAVHSARPFFNDLTSFMSSGPCVVMVLEKDGAIKEWRNLMGATNPAEAAEGTLRKEFGKNIDNNATHGSDAPETAATEIAYFFSALELVG from the coding sequence ATGGAAAGAACTTTCGCAATCGTAAAACCTGACGCAACAGCCGCCGGCTTCACAGGTAGAATCCTTGCCCGCATAGAGCAGGAAGGCTTCAAAATAGTTGCCATCAAAAAAATATTCATGTCAAAGAAACAGGCAGAGGGCTTCTATGCCGTTCACAGCGCAAGACCCTTCTTCAATGATCTCACCAGCTTCATGAGCAGCGGACCCTGTGTGGTTATGGTTCTTGAAAAAGACGGAGCCATCAAAGAATGGAGAAACCTTATGGGCGCCACCAACCCCGCCGAAGCAGCGGAAGGCACGCTCAGAAAGGAATTCGGCAAAAACATCGACAACAACGCCACTCACGGTTCAGACGCTCCCGAAACCGCTGCAACCGAAATTGCATACTTCTTCTCAGCACTTGAGCTTGTAGGTTAA
- a CDS encoding rhodanese-like domain-containing protein — protein sequence MLQSLLIGLGGALLLVIFSLIYSSMTRREDIETGAIDFDDLMHMLKTKQNLRLIDLSDSAHFRMHHLKGAENIPPRAFRNLAGELLDERRTVLYCKSGRECRLAYQFLKEKGYKTDNLYYLDAQMIYTSVYKPKEAI from the coding sequence ATGCTTCAAAGTTTATTAATCGGGCTGGGCGGCGCTTTGCTGCTTGTTATCTTTTCCCTCATCTATTCCTCTATGACCCGCAGAGAGGATATTGAAACCGGCGCAATAGATTTTGATGATTTGATGCACATGCTCAAAACCAAGCAGAATCTCCGGCTGATAGATTTATCAGACTCTGCTCATTTCAGAATGCACCATCTGAAGGGAGCAGAAAATATACCTCCCCGTGCCTTCCGCAATCTGGCGGGTGAACTGCTGGACGAACGCAGGACAGTCCTTTACTGCAAGTCCGGCAGGGAGTGCCGATTAGCCTATCAGTTCCTCAAGGAAAAAGGTTACAAAACAGATAATTTATACTATCTTGACGCTCAGATGATTTATACTTCCGTGTATAAACCCAAGGAGGCTATATGA
- a CDS encoding ABC transporter substrate-binding protein: MKKVLVFLLLLASASAFAGTIKLGALFSVTGPAGYLGLPEKQTVEMLADQINAAGGINGDKIELVFYDTQGDENRTLSYFKRLAAKDKVVAVLGPTRTGSTLVIKDLAEKFRLPLISCATSQQIVTPVNKYVFKTAQSDTLVVEKLFEHLVKIGKKKIAIITEQSGYGTTGRDALLEVAPKYGVNIAVEEKFRDTDKDMTSQLAKIKAAGVDAVICWGVGPAPAIIARNAKALGMGNIYMTQGAASAKFIELAGDAADGIKLTAGRIIVAEQLPEGDRYKKVLMDYKKNFESRFNAPVSAFGGHAYDAFHIFKTAYEKSKGDLSRLPAEIEKVKGFIGIAGEFNMSPTDHTGLTKDAFVIVEIKNGKFILAE, from the coding sequence ATGAAGAAGGTATTGGTTTTCTTACTGCTTCTGGCATCAGCTTCCGCTTTTGCCGGAACAATCAAGCTTGGCGCTTTGTTCTCCGTCACAGGTCCCGCAGGTTATCTCGGACTGCCGGAAAAGCAGACAGTCGAAATGCTGGCGGATCAGATTAACGCTGCCGGAGGCATCAACGGCGATAAGATAGAGCTTGTTTTTTATGACACACAGGGGGATGAAAACAGAACCCTCAGTTACTTTAAACGTCTTGCCGCAAAGGATAAGGTCGTGGCTGTCCTCGGGCCCACAAGAACAGGCTCTACTCTGGTTATTAAGGATCTTGCTGAGAAATTCAGGCTCCCGCTTATCTCCTGCGCCACAAGCCAGCAGATAGTCACTCCTGTAAATAAGTATGTTTTCAAGACAGCTCAGTCAGATACCCTCGTTGTGGAAAAGCTGTTTGAGCATCTTGTGAAAATCGGCAAAAAGAAGATAGCAATCATAACTGAGCAGAGCGGCTACGGCACGACAGGCAGAGACGCTCTGCTTGAGGTTGCGCCCAAATACGGCGTTAATATTGCTGTTGAGGAAAAATTCCGTGATACTGACAAGGATATGACAAGCCAGCTTGCCAAAATCAAGGCTGCCGGTGTGGATGCTGTCATATGCTGGGGCGTGGGACCCGCGCCCGCGATCATAGCCCGCAACGCCAAGGCTCTCGGTATGGGCAATATATATATGACGCAGGGAGCCGCTTCCGCTAAGTTCATTGAACTTGCAGGCGACGCGGCGGACGGCATCAAGCTCACCGCTGGAAGAATTATCGTCGCCGAACAACTTCCCGAAGGCGACAGATATAAGAAGGTGCTCATGGATTACAAAAAGAACTTTGAGTCAAGGTTCAACGCTCCTGTAAGCGCATTCGGCGGACACGCTTATGATGCGTTCCATATATTTAAGACAGCCTATGAGAAGTCAAAGGGCGACCTGAGCAGGCTTCCCGCCGAGATTGAAAAGGTGAAAGGGTTCATCGGTATAGCAGGTGAGTTTAATATGTCGCCGACGGATCACACGGGACTCACTAAGGACGCCTTTGTAATTGTTGAGATCAAAAACGGGAAGTTCATTCTTGCCGAATAG